GTTCTTCCATCTCCATGAACAAGCTTGGACCTTGCTGCCACCAGTAATGGAGGGAAATTCAGGGGAACTCAAAGGACTGGATAATGAGGGTGCCCTCCATCCCTGCATGTGGCTCGGGCTCTTTGTGGCTCTCATTTGTCATGCTGTGATTGGGGACCCAGCCACCACTGCCACCAGCAAGGAGGGCGTTGGGAAGGAGCTTGTCCCACGGGCAGGGCTGGCTGCCGTGAGCTCTAGGGCACATTTGTCCTAGCTTGCTGGTCTGGAACGGAGGctcctgggctggctggaccCCTCTCTGGTTTGGCATCACTGTCTCCTGGTGTGATGGGGGATGAGCCGGCGGGCACCGGGTCCCCCTGGCCCATGGGACCCCCACCACACTGGGCTCTACCATGCCCTGTCCTCGCAGCCCTGGGACTGCCTGGGAGTCCCCAGAGCAGTGCTGCTGGGTGAGAGGGCTGCTCTCAGAGGCAGCCCAGCACCTTTTGGTAGTTGCCTGGAGGGCTAGGCCTGCCCTGACCCTCCCCAGTGCTCCCTGGCTGTACCCAGCgggtgctgcctgtgcctgctggGTCTCCAAGAGCACAAGGGAGCCAGCTCACCATCAGCCTCCATGTCTCCGACAGAAGCATGCCCGAGGCCAGGTCCTCTTCGACATGGTGTGTGAGCACCTCAACCTCCTGGAGAAGGACTACTTCGGCCTGACCTTCTGCGACTCGGACAGCCAGAAGGTGAGCACAGGGGGGTCTCTCTACAGCCACCCCCTCCATGGTGGggggccaccctgacctgctgtCTCCTCATTGCAGAACTGGCTGGACCCCTCCAAGGAGATCAAGAAGCAGATCCGCAGTAAGTGCCCGGGGAGGGTCcgtcctccccagccctggggctctGGATGGCTCGGCTGTAGCTGTCCTCTGGTGGGTCCTCTCCCCACCTGCCCTGGAGGGGCCTTTGACCGCTGGCCTGGGAACAGAGATGCTGTTGCTCATTCAGCTGCCTGTTACCTCTCCTCTTACTTGTGACAGGTGTGGGGGGCAAAGGACCCCACCTCTGCCACCAGAAGCTGGCTGAGACCTGATCCCTCTCTGGGCACCATCCCCACCTGCCCTGAGCAGAGaggacagggatggaggggaAGAGTGGGGGGCTTGCTGGGACAGGTCCTGGGGTGCCTTTGTCCATGATGTTGCCTtcctggggcagcagaagggcTGTTGCCAATGTGTCACCTTTTGGGACATGTGAGGCTTTTGCTGTGACATTGGTAGTCATGCTGAGCTGGTGGCTGCTGAAGTTGCAATGCTTTTCTCTCCCTAGCTGTTTGGGGAGGATTAACCAAGTTGTGCTAGAGTCTCGAAGACTGTTCTCCCAGCAGCTTCTGGAGcacccttctccctgccctgtgctgggctTGAGGGGAGTTGGGGGACCCTTAGTGGATGCCCAGATGCTCCTGCACGCCTGTGTGCAGTCAGCAGAGGTGCTGCCCTTactgctctctcccctccctaGGTGGGCCCTGGAACTTCGCCTTCACGGTGAAGTTTTACCCTCCAGACCCTGCCCAGCTCACAGAGGACATCACAAGGTGAGGACCAGCCCTTCCATGGGCACAGCGGCCGGGGCAGCTCCTAGGGGACCGGCTGGGAGTGTGTGGAGGGGCAGGGCTCAGGCAGGATGTGGGCAGCTGAGGGAGGTGTCTGGGGGCTCACGGCCTTCGCGCTGCATGTGGCATGTCTAAATCGTGCAGTGTGGGGCCAGGAAGGTGGCTGTGAGAGGTGACAGTCCCCATGGAGAGTAGTGCAAAGTGGGGTGcatgctgctgcttcccagggcaGCTTCGGAGGGCACACACCTCCGCCCCGCTCTCACCCTTTGCCCCCTCCTGCAGATACTACCTGTGCCTGCAGCTCCGTGCGGACATCATCACGGGGCGCCTGCCCTGCTCCTTTGTCACGCACGCCCTGCTGGGCTCCTATGCGGTGCAGGCTGAGCTGGGCGACTACGATGCCGAGGAGCATGTGGGCAACTACGTCAGCGAGCTCCGCTTCGCCCCCAACCAGACGCGGGAGCTGGAGGAGCGCATCATGGAGTTGCACAAGACCTACCGGTGAGCCCCAGGAGAGGACGGGCTGGTGGTGAGGAAGGCACCAGACAGCTGGCCCACGCCTGGTGGGGCGCTCGGCCATGTGTCCCCCTCTCTGTCTCCCTGCAGGGGGATGACCCCCGGGGAAGCGGAGATCCACTTCCTGGAGAACGCCAAGAAGCTCTCCATGTACGGGGTGGACCTGCACCACGCCAAGGTACGGGGCCATGGGGCTGCCAGAGCAATGGCCAGTGccaccccatcctgccctgctgcctgcacacccctccctgcccagccccttcCTCCCACGCTGAAGCTTCACGGAGGACACAGTCCTGGGTGGccagctctgggtggccctgcacTGGACCAGAGGGCTGTCAGAGGTCCAGTCTCAATGTGTCTGTGATTCAGTGACCTCTCTGTCAGCTGGTCCTCAGTAGCAGAGCACCAAACAGGAGGGAACATAGCACTGCTGGCTGGACTGGTTCTTACTGGGCAGCTGAGCAGTCCCCTCCTGTCCCTCTTGCCTCCTCCAGGACTCAGAGGGCATCGACATCATGCTGGGTGTCTGCGCCAATGGCCTCCTCATCTACAGGGACCGGCTGAGGATCAACCGCTTCGCCTGGCCCAAAATCCTCAAAATTTCCTACAAGAGGAGCAACTTCTACATCAAGATCCGCCCGGGTGAGGTGGGTGCCATGCGCCAGTGCGGACCCAGGGCATGGCAGGGTGCCTGCTCGGCTGGACTGGGGCTGCCCACTGGGGAGGTCCTCGCCTGGCTCCAGCCTCTGCCCCAAGGGTCCCAAGTTAATGACCACGCTGGCCAAGAGACCACATCTCCTGAGGCGTACGGAGGCTTTCAGCAAGTGCTTTCTTGTTCGTTCTCTCATTTTGCACTGGCAAAGTGACTTCAGCAGGCTGAGGGCACCCCCAGGCTCCTTTCCCCACCAGCCAGACACTGTCACCCCGCTGGCATAGGGAGGTTGCCCAGGAAGGGGGGTTAAGGGCCCCTTTTGATGTGTCTTCCATGCTTCACAGAAAGACATCAGGAGGCTTGTTCGTTcattttcaaactttattttcactcttttcacTTTTATGTGAACTGATGGGAGAATGCATTTCCACCCACATTttccagcaggcaggagggcaaaGACAGTGCATCTAAAATGGGGAGTGATGCCCTCTCACCAAAATTTGCtgtaaaagatttttgtttcttgagGGAATTTATCTTGCACTGAAAAGCCATTTACGGTTGAGGAAAGTGCTTAAGCCAAAAGTGTGGGGGTGTGATCCCACCACCCAGTGGGGCTGGGCATGAACCTTTCCAGCATTGCTTTGAAGAATACCTTTTTTGGCATGGTTATGCTTCTACCAGGGGAACCTGAGTGCCTTGGCAAGGCAGGTCCCATCCCATCATGTTCTCTAGGGCAGGATCTGCCTGTAACGGCGTGTCTCTGTCTCCCCCAAGTATGAACAGTTTGAGAGCACCATTGGCTTCAAGCTGCCCAACCACCGCTCCGCCAAGCGTCTCTGGAAGGTCTGCATAGAGCATCACACCTTCTTCAGGTGAGGAAACCTTCTCCAGACCTCCTCCAGGCCTCCCTTCTTGGAGGCAGACATgattctgcctctgctgcagcgGGTACACATGGAGGGCAGCACCGGGGGGCATGGCTGGGGCTTGCTGATGACACTCCACCTCTCTCACCCCTAggctggtgtccccagagccacccCCCAAGGGCTTCCTGGTGATGGGCTCCAAGTTTCGCTACAGCGGGCGGACGCAGGCGCAGACACGACAGGCCAGTGCCCTCATCGACCGCCCGGCTCCCTTCTTCGAGCGCTCCTCCAGCAAACGGTACACCATGTCTCGCAGCCTTGACGGAGGTATGCCCCAAattggggagggggtgggagatTGGTTCGCTGGCGGGAGCAAGGGGGATGCTGTTTGGCTCGTCTCTGCGAGCTCTTTGGCTCGTTTGGCAGGGTTACAGCAGCCATTAGGCTTCCTTCTGGAGGCTGACCCCAACCACATCCCTGTGGCAGAGGGTCTGAACCCACCCCAAGTGATAGCTCAGACTGCGCATGAGCAGGGGGACGTGGCAGGGCGGGGCTCGGGCAGCTTGGGGATGGggctccccccagctccctgtgcccTGGGACCAGCTGTCCCTGCTCAGGGCGTTGGGGCTCCTCAGCCCCCAGGTCTGAGCTGtcagggtggggggcaggggatgggaggctggggtgggggttgggggtggcagggctggggtgaCCCGGGCTCTCCCCCACGGGCAGAGTTCTCGCGCCCAGCCTCTGTCAGCGAGAACCACGACGCTGGGGCAGAGGGCGAGAAGCGGGATGAGGATGGTGAGTTTGGCAGCAGGAGACGGTCCGAGACAGAGGATGAGGAGGTGACCACCCCAACGAAAATCAAGGAGCTGAAGGTACAGATGAGGCGGGCAGAGGAGGGTGGATGTCGAGGGGTAGGCTGGCTCACACCTggacagggcaggcaggggacTGGGCACAGGCaacagggctgggctgcaggcaggaaggGTCACCTCGGGGCACGgtcccctgcagccctttctctgccagctctgccccaggctgctgGGACCCTTGGGACACAGCTCTTGGCCTCACTGGTAAAAATGGGGCTGTCCTGGGGCTTGGCTCAAGTCTGATTCCCCAGCGCCCTCCAGGTGGTCTCAAGGCTTGTCTCCAGGCAGGGCTGGacctgggagcagccctgctccaggacagggatggggacaggccaGGCACACCAGTGCACACTCGTGCCTGCTACTGCCCAGGCACAGCCCACCcactccctgccccagcccccaggCTGGCCAAGGGACACCCCAGCCCATTTCAGCCGCATGCtgcaaggggagggggggtccgGTCCTTCTGCACCTACCAGCCCATCAACTTAACTGTGATGTTTGTGACAAGTTCCCTCGACTGACCCTGCTGGTTACTTTTAACCCTCTCTTTGCTGCCAGCCGGAGCACGAAACAACCCCCAGGCACAAGCAGGAGGTATTCTCTCTCTGGAGTATCTTAGTCCTCATTGGTGCATCATATTGTCCATCCTTTCCAAAGCAACACTGTGTGTCACCCTATTTACTGGAATACAAGATGCACCGGGGCAGGGGGTTGGATGCTAGAGAAGCCCGAtgagcagacagctggggatCTGCCCCAGCGTGCACACGGCATCTTCTATCCCACTAAGTAAGGTAGTCCTAATCGTACATGTGAGCAAGAGCCCTCCCAAGGCACAACGGCCAGGCCCCCATGCTGAGTCCTTGGCCCGTTGGGAAGACCTG
The sequence above is drawn from the Strix uralensis isolate ZFMK-TIS-50842 chromosome 18, bStrUra1, whole genome shotgun sequence genome and encodes:
- the EPB41L1 gene encoding band 4.1-like protein 1 isoform X11; this translates as MTTETGPGSEVKNAQEEAQQQQLEAAAHGPTAAAANPAGRDAEANEKPGAQADARNMEPGTEMEEKDYSETDGFSDKTTPSKTQKSPQKTTKKMKSALCRVTLLDGSEYECEVEKHARGQVLFDMVCEHLNLLEKDYFGLTFCDSDSQKNWLDPSKEIKKQIRSGPWNFAFTVKFYPPDPAQLTEDITRYYLCLQLRADIITGRLPCSFVTHALLGSYAVQAELGDYDAEEHVGNYVSELRFAPNQTRELEERIMELHKTYRGMTPGEAEIHFLENAKKLSMYGVDLHHAKDSEGIDIMLGVCANGLLIYRDRLRINRFAWPKILKISYKRSNFYIKIRPGEYEQFESTIGFKLPNHRSAKRLWKVCIEHHTFFRLVSPEPPPKGFLVMGSKFRYSGRTQAQTRQASALIDRPAPFFERSSSKRYTMSRSLDGEFSRPASVSENHDAGAEGEKRDEDGEFGSRRRSETEDEEVTTPTKIKELKPEHETTPRHKQEFLDKPEDVLLKHQASINELKRTLKEPNSKLVHRDRDRRLPSSPASSSPKHEDETPKGTPEKASESSAPKTDAVTVGLGPGMKKPEADGSAPHQDHSTKAGKGAVPATDLRSLSPITSGSAGKEVLTSIFSATAETLSTSTTTHVTKTVKGGFSETRIEKRIIITGDEDVDQDQALALAIKEAKLQHPDMLVTKAVVYRETEPSPEERDKKPQES
- the EPB41L1 gene encoding band 4.1-like protein 1 isoform X10, whose protein sequence is MTTETGPGSEVKNAQEEAQQQQLEAAAHGPTAAAANPAGRDAEANEKPGAQADARNMEPGTEMEEKDYSETDGFSDKTTPSKTQKSPQKTTKKMKSALCRVTLLDGSEYECEVEKHARGQVLFDMVCEHLNLLEKDYFGLTFCDSDSQKNWLDPSKEIKKQIRSGPWNFAFTVKFYPPDPAQLTEDITRYYLCLQLRADIITGRLPCSFVTHALLGSYAVQAELGDYDAEEHVGNYVSELRFAPNQTRELEERIMELHKTYRGMTPGEAEIHFLENAKKLSMYGVDLHHAKDSEGIDIMLGVCANGLLIYRDRLRINRFAWPKILKISYKRSNFYIKIRPGEYEQFESTIGFKLPNHRSAKRLWKVCIEHHTFFRLVSPEPPPKGFLVMGSKFRYSGRTQAQTRQASALIDRPAPFFERSSSKRYTMSRSLDGEFSRPASVSENHDAGAEGEKRDEDGEFGSRRRSETEDEEVTTPTKIKELKPEHETTPRHKQEFLDKPEDVLLKHQASINELKRTLKEPNSKLVHRDRDRRLPSSPASSSPKHEDETPKGTPEKASESSAPKTDAVTVGLGPGMKKPEADGSAPHQVEGGTPGSRDTTATAHAGTAETALATSDHSTKAGKGAVPATDLRSLSPITSGSAGKEVLTSIFSATAETLSTSTTTHVTKTVKGGFSETRIEKRIIITGDEDVDQDQALALAIKEAKLQHPDMLVTKAVVYRETEPSPEERDKKPQES